One window of Saccharopolyspora phatthalungensis genomic DNA carries:
- a CDS encoding NUDIX domain-containing protein, whose translation MRQTSSREVYANPWMTVREDGVVRADGSEGIYGVVDKPDYALVIPLDGDRLHLVEQFRYPLDTRRWEFPQGTAPDRADVGATELAARELREETGLRAANLVEIGVLDVAAGMSSQRGRVFLATGLTQGEHDREPEEQDMRAAWFSRTEFEKMICASEITDAQSIAAYALLLLHERRNSA comes from the coding sequence ATGCGACAGACGAGCAGCCGTGAGGTGTACGCCAACCCGTGGATGACCGTTCGCGAGGACGGCGTGGTCCGGGCCGACGGTTCCGAGGGGATCTACGGCGTGGTCGACAAGCCGGACTATGCGCTGGTGATCCCGCTCGACGGCGACCGGCTCCACCTCGTGGAGCAGTTCCGCTACCCGCTGGACACGCGACGTTGGGAGTTTCCGCAGGGCACCGCGCCGGACAGGGCCGACGTCGGGGCCACCGAACTGGCCGCGCGGGAGCTGCGCGAGGAAACCGGCCTGCGGGCCGCGAATCTCGTCGAGATCGGCGTTCTGGACGTCGCCGCGGGCATGTCCAGCCAGCGCGGGCGGGTGTTCCTGGCCACCGGACTCACCCAGGGCGAACACGATCGCGAACCGGAGGAGCAGGACATGCGCGCCGCGTGGTTCTCCCGGACCGAGTTCGAGAAAATGATCTGCGCGTCGGAGATCACCGATGCCCAGTCGATCGCCGCCTACGCCCTGCTTCTCCTGCACGAACGCCGGAACTCGGCCTGA
- a CDS encoding sodium:solute symporter family protein, with protein MLAQGRLLDANAVDFALLALYFVFVLGIGYLARRAVSTSLDFFLSGRALPAWVTGLAFISANLGAIEIIGMSANGAQYGMPTMHYFWIGAVPAMLFLGVVMMPFYYGSKVRSVPEFMLRRFGKAAHLVNGISFAVAQILIAGVNLYLLASIVNALLGWPLWLSVLLAAAIVLSYTALGGLSAAIYNEVLQFFVIVAALLPLTIVGLVKVGGVQGLVAKVSAGPGGAEQLSAWPGTQLTGFSNSVLSVVGLVFGLGFVLSFGYWTTNFVEVQRAMASKSMSAAQRTPIIGAFPKMFIPFIVVIPGMIAAVLIPELAAFKQTGSGSVDYNDAILLLMRDLLPNGILGIALAGLLASFMAGMAANLSSFNTVFTYDIWQSYVVRDRADHYYLNMGRWVTVGSTLAAVGTAFIAAGYSNLMDYLQQLFSFFNAPLFATFILGMFWKRMTAHAGWSGLVLGTVSAVVVFAMSETGVLDLPGQGASFVGAGVAFVVDIVVSVLVSLATRPKAETELVGLVYALTPRASLRAATTGEDAGWYRRPGLLAGIALVLIIALNIIFG; from the coding sequence GTGCTAGCCCAGGGTCGGCTTCTCGATGCCAACGCTGTCGATTTTGCGTTGTTGGCGTTGTATTTCGTTTTTGTGCTGGGTATCGGGTATCTGGCGCGGCGTGCGGTGTCCACCAGTCTCGATTTTTTCCTGTCGGGGCGGGCGTTGCCGGCGTGGGTGACGGGGTTGGCGTTCATCTCGGCGAACCTGGGTGCGATCGAGATCATCGGTATGTCGGCCAACGGCGCCCAGTACGGGATGCCGACGATGCACTACTTCTGGATCGGTGCGGTGCCGGCCATGCTGTTTCTGGGCGTGGTGATGATGCCGTTCTACTACGGTTCGAAGGTGCGCAGCGTTCCGGAGTTCATGTTGCGTCGTTTCGGCAAGGCGGCGCATCTGGTCAACGGGATCAGTTTCGCGGTGGCGCAGATCCTGATCGCGGGGGTGAACCTGTATTTGCTGGCCAGCATCGTCAACGCGTTGCTGGGGTGGCCGTTGTGGTTGTCGGTGTTGCTGGCGGCGGCGATCGTGTTGTCCTACACGGCGCTGGGCGGGTTGTCGGCGGCGATTTACAACGAGGTGTTGCAGTTCTTCGTGATCGTGGCGGCGTTGTTGCCGTTGACGATCGTGGGGCTGGTCAAGGTCGGCGGGGTGCAGGGCCTGGTGGCCAAGGTCAGTGCGGGTCCGGGTGGTGCCGAGCAGCTTTCGGCGTGGCCGGGCACTCAGTTGACCGGGTTCAGCAACAGTGTGCTGAGCGTGGTGGGGCTGGTGTTCGGGCTGGGGTTCGTGCTTTCGTTCGGGTACTGGACGACGAATTTCGTCGAGGTGCAGCGGGCGATGGCCTCCAAGAGCATGTCGGCGGCGCAGCGCACGCCGATCATCGGGGCGTTTCCGAAGATGTTCATCCCGTTCATCGTGGTGATCCCGGGGATGATCGCGGCGGTGCTGATCCCGGAGTTGGCGGCGTTCAAGCAGACGGGGTCGGGCAGTGTGGATTACAACGACGCGATCTTGTTGCTGATGCGGGATCTGTTGCCCAACGGGATTCTGGGCATCGCGTTGGCGGGGTTGCTGGCCTCGTTCATGGCGGGGATGGCGGCGAACCTCTCGTCGTTCAACACGGTGTTCACCTATGACATCTGGCAGTCCTATGTGGTGCGTGACCGGGCGGATCACTATTACTTGAACATGGGTCGTTGGGTGACGGTGGGGTCGACGCTGGCGGCGGTGGGCACGGCGTTCATCGCGGCGGGGTATTCGAACCTGATGGATTACCTGCAGCAGTTGTTCTCGTTTTTCAACGCGCCGTTGTTCGCGACGTTCATCCTGGGGATGTTCTGGAAGCGGATGACGGCGCATGCGGGCTGGTCGGGGCTGGTGCTGGGCACGGTCTCGGCGGTGGTGGTGTTCGCGATGTCGGAGACCGGGGTGCTGGACCTGCCGGGGCAGGGGGCCAGTTTCGTGGGCGCGGGTGTGGCGTTCGTGGTCGATATCGTGGTCAGTGTGCTGGTGTCGCTGGCGACGCGGCCCAAGGCCGAGACCGAGTTGGTGGGGCTGGTCTACGCGCTGACGCCGCGGGCGAGCCTGCGGGCGGCCACCACCGGGGAGGACGCCGGCTGGTACCGGCGTCCGGGCCTGCTGGCCGGGATCGCCCTGGTCCTCATCATCGCCCTCAACATCATCTTCGGCTGA
- the ehuA gene encoding ectoine/hydroxyectoine ABC transporter ATP-binding protein EhuA translates to MIRFDRVVKRFGDNVVLDELDFSVRPGERVTLIGPSGSGKTTILRLLMTLERADGGTIHVGEECLTHVRRGERLVPADEKHLRRVRKRIGMVFQQFNLFPNMRVLRNVTEAPVHVLGQSTEDAERRARELLEMVGLADKIDAYPTQLSGGQQQRVAIARALAMSPDVLLLDEITSALDPELAAEVLDVLRDLARTSDITMLCVTHAMKFARDVSHRVLMFDRGKIIEDKPPAELFEKPEQERTRKFLRSVLEEA, encoded by the coding sequence ATGATCCGGTTCGACCGCGTGGTCAAGCGGTTCGGCGACAACGTGGTCCTGGACGAACTGGACTTCTCGGTCCGGCCGGGCGAGCGGGTCACCCTGATCGGGCCCAGCGGATCGGGCAAGACGACGATCCTGCGCCTGTTGATGACCCTGGAGCGGGCCGACGGCGGCACCATCCACGTCGGCGAGGAGTGCTTGACCCACGTGCGGCGCGGCGAACGCCTGGTGCCCGCCGACGAGAAGCACCTGCGAAGGGTGCGCAAGCGGATCGGGATGGTGTTTCAGCAGTTCAACCTGTTCCCGAACATGCGGGTGCTGCGCAACGTCACCGAAGCACCGGTCCACGTGCTCGGACAGTCCACAGAGGACGCCGAGCGGCGAGCGCGGGAGCTGCTGGAGATGGTGGGACTGGCGGACAAGATCGACGCCTATCCGACGCAGCTGTCCGGCGGCCAGCAGCAGCGCGTGGCGATCGCCCGAGCGCTCGCAATGAGCCCGGATGTGCTGCTGCTCGACGAGATCACCTCGGCCCTGGACCCGGAACTGGCAGCCGAGGTGCTCGATGTGCTGCGAGACCTGGCGCGCACCAGCGACATCACGATGCTGTGCGTGACGCACGCGATGAAGTTCGCCCGCGACGTCTCGCACCGGGTGCTGATGTTCGACCGGGGCAAGATCATCGAGGACAAGCCGCCCGCCGAGTTGTTCGAGAAGCCGGAGCAGGAGCGGACGCGGAAGTTCCTGCGTTCGGTGCTGGAGGAGGCTTGA
- the nucS gene encoding endonuclease NucS, whose protein sequence is MRLVIARCQVDYVGRLTAHLPMAQRLLLVKADGSVSVHSDDRAYKPLNWMSPPCWLIEDPGVWTVQNKAGEKLVITIEEVLHDSKHELGVEPGLVKDGVEAHLQELLAEHVTTLGDGWSLVRREYPTAIGPVDLMCRDSAGASVAVEIKRRGEIDGVEQLTRYLELLNRDPLLAPVTGVFAAQQIKPQARTLAEDRGIRCVVLDYDTLRGIEPDEYRLF, encoded by the coding sequence GTGCGACTTGTCATTGCCCGTTGCCAGGTGGACTACGTCGGCCGGCTCACCGCGCACCTGCCCATGGCGCAGCGACTGCTGCTGGTCAAGGCCGACGGTTCGGTGTCGGTGCATTCCGACGACCGCGCCTACAAGCCGTTGAACTGGATGAGCCCGCCGTGCTGGCTGATCGAGGACCCCGGCGTGTGGACGGTGCAGAACAAGGCCGGCGAGAAGCTGGTGATCACCATCGAAGAGGTGCTGCACGACTCCAAGCATGAGCTGGGCGTCGAGCCGGGCCTGGTCAAGGACGGTGTGGAGGCCCACCTTCAGGAGTTGCTCGCCGAGCACGTCACGACCCTCGGTGACGGTTGGTCGCTGGTGCGGCGCGAGTACCCGACCGCGATCGGACCGGTGGACCTGATGTGCCGGGATTCCGCGGGCGCCAGCGTCGCGGTCGAGATCAAGCGGCGCGGCGAGATCGACGGTGTCGAGCAGCTGACCCGCTATCTGGAGCTGCTTAACCGGGATCCGCTGCTGGCGCCGGTCACCGGGGTGTTCGCGGCGCAGCAGATCAAACCGCAGGCGCGTACGCTGGCCGAGGATCGCGGCATCCGCTGCGTGGTCTTGGACTACGACACGCTGCGCGGCATCGAGCCGGACGAGTACCGGCTCTTCTGA
- a CDS encoding amino acid permease produces the protein MSFARALLRVKPAEQLADDGSHTRLRRTLGLVPLVALSVGATLGTGIFVVLAKAAPAAGPAVVVSFVLAGVAALCSALSYAELAGSVPVSGSAYSYAYATLGELVAWICGWCLLLEYGVSVAAVAVGWGGYLNEFLQGTVGVTIPDAFAAPPGDGGVFNFPAALIVLLAVGVLLLGVRESARATTITTLIKIAVLVFFFAVAITAFRPENMTPFAPAGFTGISMGASAVFFSFIGFDAASTAGEEARNPSRDLPRAIILSLAIVTAIYVLVAFAAVGAVGAGVLGGSDASLATALRIVTGQGWSSVVLAFGAVVAISSVVLTVLYGQTRILVSMSRDGLMPGMLSKVNRRAVPAHNTVVVGTVVATLAAVVPLNQLAEATSIGTLVAFGLVNIGVLVLRRTRPELPRSFRTPLMPVVPLLGLALCGYLIFGLDAITWLTFAIWTAVGLVVYFGYGRRRSKLNHPLTASSK, from the coding sequence GTGTCCTTTGCCCGAGCGCTGCTCCGCGTCAAGCCCGCCGAGCAACTCGCCGACGATGGCTCGCACACCCGGCTGCGCCGAACCTTGGGGCTGGTGCCACTGGTGGCGCTGTCGGTCGGCGCGACCCTCGGCACCGGGATCTTCGTGGTGCTCGCGAAAGCCGCGCCCGCCGCTGGCCCCGCCGTGGTCGTCTCGTTCGTGCTGGCCGGGGTCGCCGCGCTCTGCTCGGCGTTGTCCTACGCCGAGCTAGCGGGCAGCGTGCCGGTGTCCGGATCCGCCTACTCCTACGCCTACGCCACGCTCGGCGAACTGGTCGCCTGGATCTGCGGCTGGTGCCTGCTGCTGGAGTATGGGGTGTCGGTCGCTGCGGTCGCGGTCGGCTGGGGCGGCTACCTGAACGAGTTCCTGCAGGGCACCGTCGGCGTCACCATCCCGGATGCCTTCGCCGCGCCGCCGGGCGACGGCGGTGTGTTCAACTTCCCGGCCGCACTGATCGTGCTGCTCGCCGTGGGCGTGCTGCTGCTGGGCGTGCGGGAAAGCGCGCGAGCCACCACGATCACCACGCTGATCAAGATCGCGGTGCTGGTGTTCTTCTTCGCCGTGGCGATCACGGCCTTCCGCCCCGAGAACATGACCCCGTTCGCTCCGGCCGGATTCACGGGCATCTCGATGGGCGCCTCGGCGGTCTTCTTCTCCTTCATCGGCTTTGACGCCGCCTCCACGGCCGGCGAGGAAGCGCGCAACCCGTCCCGTGACCTGCCCCGCGCGATCATCCTGTCGCTGGCGATCGTCACCGCCATCTATGTGCTGGTCGCCTTCGCCGCGGTCGGCGCGGTCGGTGCCGGGGTTCTCGGCGGGTCCGATGCCTCGCTGGCGACTGCGCTGCGCATCGTGACCGGCCAGGGCTGGTCCTCGGTGGTGCTCGCATTCGGCGCGGTGGTCGCCATTTCCTCGGTGGTGCTGACCGTCCTGTACGGGCAGACCCGGATTCTGGTGTCGATGTCCCGCGACGGACTGATGCCGGGAATGCTGTCCAAGGTGAACCGGCGGGCGGTGCCGGCTCACAACACCGTGGTGGTCGGCACCGTGGTCGCGACGCTCGCGGCGGTGGTTCCGCTCAACCAGCTCGCCGAAGCGACCAGCATCGGCACCCTGGTCGCGTTCGGTCTGGTCAACATCGGTGTCCTGGTGCTGCGCCGCACCCGGCCCGAGCTACCGCGCAGCTTCCGCACCCCGCTGATGCCAGTGGTGCCACTGCTCGGCCTCGCCCTATGCGGGTACCTGATCTTCGGCCTCGACGCGATCACCTGGCTCACCTTCGCGATCTGGACCGCGGTCGGCCTCGTCGTGTACTTCGGCTACGGCCGCCGCCGGTCCAAGCTCAACCACCCGCTCACCGCGTCGTCCAAGTAG
- a CDS encoding putative quinol monooxygenase — protein MTTKVGRLMAFTAKPGRGGDLAAAMLQVAEGLREVPGCELYIISQDSGDPDTVRVVEAWADEASADAALAAAANFAGDVSIESVLGMLAKPPERVDLTTLGGVGL, from the coding sequence ATGACCACGAAGGTCGGTCGCTTGATGGCCTTCACCGCGAAACCCGGCAGGGGCGGCGACCTCGCGGCCGCGATGCTGCAGGTCGCTGAGGGCCTCCGGGAGGTGCCGGGGTGCGAGCTCTACATCATCAGTCAGGATTCCGGCGACCCGGACACGGTGCGGGTGGTCGAGGCGTGGGCGGACGAGGCCAGCGCCGACGCCGCGCTTGCGGCGGCCGCGAATTTCGCCGGGGACGTGAGCATCGAAAGCGTGCTGGGCATGCTGGCGAAGCCCCCGGAGCGCGTCGACCTGACCACGCTGGGCGGCGTGGGGCTGTGA
- a CDS encoding glycoside hydrolase family 13 protein translates to MPHHWWRNAVTYQIYPRSFADSNADGVGDLAGLTSKLDYLAWLGVDAIWLTPCYPSPWCDGGYDITDHRDIDPALGSLRDFDRMVAAAHERGIRVLMDIVPNHTSNRHQWFRQALSAGPGSPARDRYVFRDGKGPNGGSPPSNWESRFGGRAWSRVADGQWYLHLFAPEQPDLNWENPDVRAEFLDILRFWGRRGVDGFRVDVAAALVKDLREPLREVVGGEGSSGLDDFAANPDHPFLDRPGVHDVYREWNRVFHEFDPPLVGVAEAWVRGDRRIQYIRPGELQQAFNFEFLRVRWQAAEYRRIVTESIAAACSVGATATWALDNHDVVRQVSALGLPGDVDLRVWLASNGTDPPTDLALGTRRARAAILFVLALPGSAYLYQGEELGLPEVADLPAEVLRDPKWVRSQHKEKGRDGCRVPLPWTRDGVSFGFSSARSWLPQPAGWGTYSVQAQRGDPDSMLALYRAALRLRRSFSDDETFSWDDRHNIGDVLAFRRAGNILILVNTGATAIPLPPGELVLSSAPPEAGFLPADATAWLRHS, encoded by the coding sequence ATGCCACACCACTGGTGGCGAAATGCGGTCACCTACCAGATCTACCCCCGCAGCTTCGCCGACTCGAACGCCGACGGTGTCGGGGACCTCGCGGGGCTGACATCCAAGTTGGACTACTTGGCGTGGCTGGGCGTGGACGCGATCTGGTTGACGCCCTGCTACCCGTCCCCGTGGTGCGACGGCGGCTACGACATCACCGACCACCGAGACATCGACCCTGCCTTGGGCTCGCTTCGGGACTTCGACCGGATGGTGGCCGCCGCGCACGAGCGCGGGATCCGGGTGCTGATGGACATCGTCCCGAACCACACCTCGAACCGGCACCAATGGTTCCGGCAGGCCCTGTCCGCCGGGCCCGGCTCCCCAGCGCGTGACCGCTATGTCTTCCGCGACGGCAAGGGGCCGAACGGGGGGAGCCCGCCGAGCAATTGGGAGTCCCGCTTCGGCGGTCGTGCCTGGAGCAGGGTGGCGGACGGCCAGTGGTACCTCCACCTGTTCGCCCCGGAGCAGCCGGACCTGAACTGGGAAAACCCCGATGTGCGCGCCGAGTTCCTGGACATCCTGCGGTTCTGGGGCCGCCGTGGCGTCGACGGCTTCCGGGTGGACGTGGCCGCGGCCTTGGTCAAGGACCTGCGCGAGCCGCTGCGCGAGGTGGTCGGCGGGGAGGGCAGCAGCGGGCTGGACGACTTCGCGGCCAATCCCGACCACCCCTTCCTGGACCGGCCCGGGGTGCACGACGTGTATCGCGAGTGGAACAGGGTGTTTCACGAGTTCGATCCGCCGCTGGTCGGGGTCGCCGAGGCGTGGGTGCGCGGCGATCGGCGAATCCAGTACATCCGGCCCGGCGAACTGCAGCAGGCGTTCAACTTCGAATTCCTGCGGGTGCGTTGGCAGGCCGCGGAGTACCGGCGGATCGTGACGGAGTCGATCGCCGCCGCGTGCTCGGTGGGCGCCACGGCGACCTGGGCGCTGGACAACCACGACGTGGTGCGGCAGGTGTCGGCGTTGGGGTTGCCCGGGGATGTCGACCTGCGGGTCTGGTTGGCCTCCAACGGCACCGACCCGCCGACGGACCTCGCACTGGGCACCCGGCGGGCGCGCGCGGCGATCTTGTTCGTGTTGGCGTTGCCCGGCTCCGCATACCTTTACCAGGGCGAGGAACTCGGGCTCCCGGAGGTCGCGGATCTGCCGGCAGAGGTCCTGCGCGACCCGAAGTGGGTGCGTTCCCAGCACAAGGAAAAGGGCCGCGACGGCTGCCGGGTGCCGCTGCCATGGACCCGCGACGGGGTGTCTTTCGGGTTCAGCAGCGCGCGTTCGTGGTTGCCGCAACCCGCCGGCTGGGGCACCTATTCGGTGCAGGCTCAGCGGGGCGACCCGGATTCGATGCTGGCGCTCTACCGCGCCGCGCTGCGACTGCGCCGGTCGTTCAGCGACGACGAAACGTTCAGCTGGGACGACCGGCACAACATCGGAGACGTGCTGGCTTTCCGGCGCGCGGGCAACATCCTGATCTTGGTCAATACCGGTGCCACAGCCATCCCGCTCCCGCCCGGCGAGCTCGTCCTGTCGAGCGCCCCACCCGAAGCGGGCTTTCTCCCCGCCGACGCCACAGCCTGGCTACGCCACTCCTGA